The Rhizobium leguminosarum genome includes a region encoding these proteins:
- a CDS encoding Hsp70 family protein — protein MAQALGFDFGTTNTVLAMADGGATRSMAFTSTEGTADSMRTALSFMKDAQLGASALKVEAGHAAIRQFIDNPGECRFLQSIKTFAASALFQGTLIFAKRHNFEDLMEIFVRRLRNYAGDNWPSDVGRIVTGRPVHFAGASPDPALATERYNAALSRFGFPEIHYVYEPVAAAFYFAQNLKQDATVLVADFGGGTTDYSLIRFETVAGRLTATPIGHSGVGVAGDHFDYRMIDNIVAPLIGKGSHFKSFDKILEVPSNYYSSFGRWNQLSIFKTTREFEDLKKLVRTSLEPEKLEIFIDLIDHDEGYPLYQAVSATKMALSAAEEAPFDFAPLGRSGHRSIKRSDFEGWIADDLARIEGALDDVLDKTETKPSEIDKVFLTGGTSFVPAVRRIFTERFERDRIESGGELLSIAHGLALIGERDDIAQWTVQ, from the coding sequence ATGGCTCAGGCGCTGGGTTTCGACTTCGGCACGACGAATACGGTTCTCGCCATGGCGGATGGCGGGGCGACGCGCTCGATGGCGTTCACGAGCACGGAGGGTACGGCCGACAGCATGCGCACGGCGCTTTCCTTCATGAAGGATGCCCAGCTCGGCGCTTCGGCGCTGAAGGTGGAGGCCGGCCATGCGGCGATCCGCCAATTCATCGACAATCCCGGCGAATGTCGCTTTCTGCAGTCGATCAAGACCTTTGCGGCGAGCGCGCTGTTCCAAGGCACGCTGATTTTCGCCAAGCGGCATAATTTCGAAGACCTGATGGAGATCTTCGTGCGGCGGCTGCGCAATTATGCCGGTGACAACTGGCCTTCGGATGTCGGTCGCATCGTCACTGGCCGGCCGGTGCACTTTGCCGGCGCCAGCCCCGATCCGGCGCTGGCGACCGAGCGCTATAACGCGGCGCTGTCGCGCTTCGGCTTTCCCGAAATCCACTATGTCTACGAGCCGGTCGCCGCCGCGTTCTACTTCGCGCAGAACCTGAAGCAGGACGCCACCGTGCTGGTCGCCGATTTCGGCGGCGGTACCACCGACTATTCGCTGATCCGCTTCGAGACCGTCGCCGGCAGGCTGACGGCAACGCCGATCGGCCATTCCGGGGTCGGCGTCGCCGGCGACCATTTCGACTACAGGATGATCGACAACATCGTCGCGCCGCTGATCGGCAAGGGCAGCCATTTCAAAAGCTTCGACAAGATCCTCGAAGTGCCGTCCAACTACTATTCCAGCTTCGGCCGCTGGAACCAGCTGTCGATCTTTAAGACGACGCGCGAATTCGAGGATCTGAAGAAGCTGGTGCGCACTAGCCTGGAACCGGAAAAGCTCGAAATCTTCATCGACCTGATCGATCATGACGAGGGCTACCCGCTCTATCAGGCGGTGTCGGCGACGAAGATGGCGCTCTCGGCCGCAGAAGAGGCGCCTTTCGATTTCGCGCCGCTTGGCCGCAGCGGACATCGCAGCATCAAGCGGAGCGACTTCGAAGGCTGGATCGCCGATGATCTCGCCCGCATCGAAGGCGCGCTCGACGACGTGCTCGACAAGACAGAGACGAAACCGTCGGAGATCGACAAGGTGTTCCTAACTGGTGGCACCTCCTTCGTGCCGGCGGTGCGCCGCATCTTTACCGAACGCTTCGAGCGCGACCGGATCGAAAGCGGTGGCGAGCTGTTGTCGATCGCCCATGGCCTGGCGCTGATCGGCGAACGCGACGACATCGCGCAATGGACTGTGCAATAG
- a CDS encoding efflux RND transporter permease subunit gives MIPNFCIQRPVATTLLATGVILAGLAGYQLVPVAALPQVDFPTINVSAQLSGASPQTMATSVSTPLIKQFETIPGITEISASSSLGSTSIVLQFDLSRNIDAAAADVQAAISHATRQLPDNLTTPPSYRKTNPADAPVMLLSVQSNTMPRSKLDDIAENIISPSLSTLPGVAQVSVYGAQAYAVRVEVDPNKLLTRGIGIDTVNKALAAANSQQPVGTLQNNSQSMTITANTQRTSAEQFRSLVIANPNGAPIHLGDIADVQDSVENQYTGSWYDGQRGIILAIQRQPDANTVDVVDAINAKLPQLHAEIPASVNTVVMNDAAKPIRDAISDVKFTLLLTIGLVVLVIYLFTGHATATIIPGLAVPLSLISTFGMMYVLGYSIDNISLLGLTLAVGLVVDDAIVMLENILRHVEEGMPVREAAIKGAGEVSYTIISMSVSLIAVFIPILLMGGVVGRVFNEFGMVVAIAIISSAIVSLTVTPMLASRLSNHQSRPPLIIRIFDAGFERTLRGYDRAVGWCLQHRIIILGVFLGSVALTIYFFMTLPTSFFPQEDIGRLTISTQARQDISYSAMEALQQQAAAAVKANPAVNHVMSTIGGNPNKPQNNGSMFVELKDKKDRPPLDQTLRELRTAINKIPGLQAFVTPNQSLRFGGRQTASQYQLVVQALSADQTNLWAGKIQAAMHKDRLFTDVTSDAQNNALQANIVIDTERAAAYGVDNDTLRTTLQESFSGYAAAEIQSTGDSYDVIVEYDTSKPWDDQKLSEIRVASANGSLVPLSNFAHVERTVGPVTINQTGQLVSTTVSFNLPEGVSLSNATAAIDQIKTEISMPADVFTSYGGTAEIFEQSQGNTPYLILAAVLTIYVVLGVLYESFIHPLTILSGLPAAAFGALLALDIMGFDLSIIALIGLLMLIGIVKKNAIMMIDVAVETMRTTGEKATVAIHEACVRRFRPIMMTTFCALLGALPIALGTGASSELRQPLGIAVVGGLIVSQMLTLFITPVIFVEMDRFGNFLGRLIGHNKVEEPALEEARAMAAE, from the coding sequence ATGATCCCGAATTTCTGTATCCAGCGCCCCGTCGCGACGACGCTGCTTGCGACCGGCGTCATTCTGGCCGGTCTTGCCGGTTATCAGCTCGTACCCGTCGCAGCGCTACCGCAGGTCGACTTTCCCACCATCAACGTTTCGGCACAGTTGAGCGGTGCCTCGCCGCAGACGATGGCGACCTCGGTTTCGACGCCGCTGATCAAGCAGTTCGAGACCATTCCCGGGATCACCGAAATCAGCGCCTCCAGTTCGCTCGGCAGCACCAGCATCGTGCTGCAGTTCGACCTCAGTCGTAATATCGATGCGGCCGCAGCCGACGTGCAGGCGGCGATTTCGCATGCCACCCGGCAACTGCCCGACAATCTGACGACGCCGCCGAGTTATCGCAAGACGAACCCCGCCGATGCGCCTGTCATGTTGCTCTCGGTGCAGAGCAACACCATGCCGCGCAGCAAGCTTGACGACATCGCCGAGAACATCATCTCGCCGTCGCTTTCGACGCTTCCCGGCGTTGCCCAGGTCAGCGTCTACGGTGCGCAGGCCTATGCCGTGCGCGTCGAGGTCGATCCCAACAAGCTTTTGACCCGCGGCATCGGCATCGACACCGTCAACAAGGCACTTGCTGCCGCCAACAGCCAGCAGCCTGTGGGAACGCTGCAGAACAATTCGCAGAGCATGACCATCACGGCGAACACGCAGCGCACCAGCGCCGAACAATTCCGTTCGCTCGTCATTGCCAATCCGAACGGCGCGCCGATCCACCTCGGCGATATTGCCGATGTGCAAGACAGTGTCGAGAACCAGTATACCGGCAGCTGGTATGATGGCCAGCGTGGCATTATCCTCGCCATCCAGCGTCAGCCGGATGCCAATACGGTCGATGTCGTCGATGCGATCAACGCCAAGCTGCCGCAGCTTCACGCCGAAATCCCGGCCTCCGTCAACACGGTCGTCATGAATGACGCCGCAAAGCCGATTCGCGATGCCATCTCCGACGTGAAGTTCACGCTGCTGCTCACGATCGGCCTCGTCGTTCTCGTCATCTACCTCTTTACCGGCCATGCGACAGCAACGATCATTCCCGGGCTTGCAGTTCCGCTGTCGCTGATCTCGACCTTCGGCATGATGTATGTGCTCGGCTACAGCATCGACAACATCTCGCTGCTCGGGCTGACGCTCGCGGTGGGGCTCGTGGTGGATGACGCCATCGTCATGCTCGAGAACATCCTGCGCCATGTCGAGGAAGGCATGCCCGTGCGGGAAGCGGCGATCAAGGGTGCGGGCGAAGTCAGCTACACCATCATTTCCATGTCGGTTTCGTTGATCGCGGTCTTCATCCCGATCCTGCTGATGGGCGGCGTTGTCGGCCGCGTGTTCAACGAATTCGGCATGGTGGTTGCGATTGCGATCATCTCCTCGGCAATCGTCTCGCTGACCGTGACGCCGATGCTCGCCTCGCGTCTGTCCAACCACCAGAGCCGCCCGCCCCTCATCATCCGCATCTTCGATGCCGGCTTCGAACGGACGCTGCGCGGCTATGACAGGGCGGTCGGCTGGTGCCTTCAGCATCGCATCATAATCCTCGGCGTTTTCCTCGGCTCGGTGGCACTGACGATCTATTTCTTCATGACGCTGCCGACGAGCTTCTTCCCACAGGAAGATATCGGCCGCCTGACGATCAGCACGCAGGCCCGGCAGGACATTTCCTATTCCGCCATGGAGGCGCTGCAGCAGCAGGCAGCAGCCGCCGTCAAGGCCAACCCGGCGGTCAACCACGTAATGTCGACGATTGGCGGCAACCCGAACAAGCCGCAAAACAACGGCTCGATGTTCGTCGAACTCAAGGACAAGAAGGACCGTCCGCCGCTTGACCAGACGCTGCGCGAGCTGCGCACGGCGATCAACAAGATCCCCGGCCTGCAGGCCTTCGTGACACCGAACCAGAGCCTGCGATTCGGCGGCCGCCAGACCGCCAGCCAATATCAGCTGGTGGTGCAGGCGCTGAGTGCTGATCAGACCAACCTGTGGGCCGGCAAGATCCAAGCGGCGATGCACAAGGATCGCCTCTTCACCGACGTGACCTCGGACGCCCAGAACAACGCGCTGCAGGCCAATATCGTCATCGATACCGAGCGGGCAGCCGCCTACGGGGTCGACAACGACACGCTGCGCACGACGCTGCAGGAATCCTTCAGCGGATATGCAGCGGCGGAAATCCAGTCGACCGGCGACAGCTACGACGTCATCGTCGAATACGACACGAGCAAGCCCTGGGATGACCAGAAGCTCTCGGAAATCCGTGTCGCCTCGGCCAATGGCAGCCTGGTGCCGCTTTCAAACTTCGCGCATGTCGAGCGCACGGTCGGCCCTGTGACAATCAACCAGACGGGCCAGCTCGTCTCGACCACCGTTTCCTTCAACCTGCCGGAAGGCGTATCGCTGAGCAATGCCACGGCAGCGATCGACCAGATCAAGACGGAAATCAGCATGCCGGCCGACGTTTTCACCTCCTATGGCGGTACAGCTGAGATTTTCGAGCAGTCTCAGGGCAATACGCCATACCTCATCCTGGCGGCGGTGCTGACCATCTATGTCGTGCTCGGCGTGCTCTACGAGAGCTTCATCCACCCGCTCACCATTCTCTCCGGTTTGCCTGCGGCGGCATTCGGTGCGCTGCTGGCGCTTGATATTATGGGTTTCGACCTGTCGATCATCGCCCTTATCGGCCTGCTGATGCTGATCGGCATCGTCAAGAAGAACGCGATCATGATGATCGACGTGGCGGTGGAGACCATGCGCACGACCGGCGAAAAGGCGACGGTGGCGATCCACGAAGCCTGCGTGCGACGCTTCCGGCCGATCATGATGACGACCTTCTGCGCCCTGCTCGGCGCCCTGCCGATCGCGCTCGGCACCGGCGCAAGCTCGGAACTGCGCCAGCCGCTCGGCATCGCTGTCGTCGGCGGCCTGATCGTCTCGCAGATGCTGACGCTCTTCATCACCCCGGTCATCTTCGTCGAGATGGACCGCTTCGGAAACTTCCTTGGCCGCCTGATCGGCCACAACAAGGTCGAGGAGCCGGCGCTGGAAGAGGCAAGGGCGATGGCCGCCGAGTAA
- a CDS encoding efflux RND transporter periplasmic adaptor subunit, with protein MKKFWITVSVIAIAAIGVWQFGNLVPYASRIPYLSQFIKQPAGGNDGGQQAQADQQANQAQDGGQHQGGGRRRGGGGPTVVKTVAAVKTTLPMDVTATGWADADDNTTIAAQEQGLIVSIDAQDGATVKAGDLIAKLDDRTAKATVEKDNAMIVRDAATLSEAETALTRAQDLFNEKAGTQQSLDQAVAARDTAAATVDADKASLASDQILLEHTDIRAPFDGRLGDIAVSKGAFLNAGSAIVTIAKYDPIYVKFHLQERYLRELKSALASGPVEVSTAPNSTKGQVRKGEISFYDNTVDTASGTILAKAKFENASGALWPGQSVNIVVHFNNDEQQVVVPTVAVSPGPEGFFAFVAKDGKSHLTAVTVARANGGFTAIESGLQAGDHVVVEGQGQLSDQQAINEQFDEKALDVASAEEPRQQQPSETIAVGAQQ; from the coding sequence ATGAAGAAATTTTGGATCACCGTCAGCGTTATCGCGATTGCCGCCATCGGCGTCTGGCAATTCGGGAATCTGGTCCCTTATGCCTCCCGCATTCCCTACCTCTCGCAGTTCATCAAGCAGCCGGCCGGCGGCAATGACGGCGGGCAGCAGGCGCAAGCCGATCAGCAGGCCAATCAGGCGCAAGACGGTGGCCAACATCAGGGCGGCGGGCGCAGACGCGGCGGCGGCGGCCCGACCGTCGTCAAGACCGTCGCCGCCGTGAAAACGACGCTGCCGATGGATGTGACGGCGACCGGCTGGGCCGATGCCGATGACAATACGACGATTGCCGCACAGGAACAGGGCTTGATCGTCAGCATCGATGCGCAGGATGGGGCGACCGTGAAAGCCGGCGACCTGATCGCCAAGCTGGACGACCGGACGGCCAAGGCGACCGTCGAGAAGGACAATGCGATGATCGTGCGCGACGCGGCAACCCTTTCGGAAGCCGAGACCGCATTGACGCGCGCGCAGGACCTCTTCAACGAGAAGGCCGGCACTCAGCAGAGCCTCGACCAGGCGGTCGCCGCCCGCGATACCGCCGCAGCCACGGTCGATGCCGACAAGGCGTCGCTGGCCTCCGACCAGATCCTGCTGGAGCACACCGACATCCGCGCCCCCTTCGATGGCCGGCTTGGCGATATCGCCGTCAGCAAGGGCGCCTTCCTCAATGCCGGCTCGGCAATCGTCACCATTGCGAAATACGACCCGATCTATGTGAAATTCCACCTGCAAGAACGCTACCTGCGGGAGCTGAAGAGCGCTTTGGCAAGCGGTCCGGTCGAAGTCAGCACCGCCCCCAATTCCACCAAGGGGCAAGTCCGAAAGGGCGAGATCAGCTTCTACGACAACACGGTCGACACCGCCTCGGGCACGATCCTCGCCAAGGCGAAATTCGAGAATGCCTCCGGCGCGCTCTGGCCCGGCCAGTCGGTCAACATCGTCGTGCATTTCAACAATGACGAACAGCAGGTGGTGGTGCCGACGGTTGCCGTCAGCCCCGGCCCGGAGGGTTTCTTCGCCTTCGTCGCCAAGGACGGCAAATCGCATCTGACGGCCGTCACCGTTGCCCGCGCAAATGGCGGCTTCACCGCCATAGAATCGGGTCTTCAGGCAGGCGATCACGTCGTCGTCGAGGGCCAGGGCCAGCTCAGCGACCAGCAGGCGATCAACGAGCAGTTCGACGAAAAGGCGCTTGATGTCGCCTCCGCGGAAGAGCCTCGGCAACAGCAGCCCTCCGAGACAATCGCGGTGGGAGCTCAGCAATGA
- a CDS encoding phosphotransferase family protein, producing MTELDASEFRSLIVSLFPELTASVFKLAAKGWDSLAVDVDDTLIFKFPRHSSAERALVKEAALLDIIRPSLSMAVPDMRIHDGPPIFSSHAKLDGEHLIAEDYDALGERDRQRLAEDLARFYAELHVLDADRIRSAGAGSVQPWQSPETVRAKALPLLSPEIKSFAQAIISDFEALPPDPYGNIYGFFDGHGWNMAFDHAQRKLNGIYDFADSGFGPLHQEFIYSNFISPDLTARIVSAYEMLTGRKLERRRIAILTGFHRLSELAELADDPANVEQMIRSVATWAAAAHVG from the coding sequence ATGACTGAGTTGGATGCCAGCGAATTTCGCTCTCTGATCGTAAGCCTATTTCCTGAACTCACGGCCTCCGTCTTCAAGCTGGCGGCGAAGGGCTGGGATTCGCTTGCCGTCGACGTCGATGACACGTTGATCTTCAAGTTTCCCCGCCATTCAAGTGCGGAAAGAGCGCTTGTGAAGGAAGCCGCCTTGCTCGACATCATTCGGCCGTCGCTGTCGATGGCGGTTCCCGACATGCGCATTCACGACGGGCCCCCGATCTTCTCCAGCCATGCCAAGCTCGACGGCGAACATCTCATTGCCGAAGATTACGATGCGCTTGGCGAACGCGATCGTCAGCGCCTCGCGGAAGATCTCGCGCGTTTTTACGCCGAGTTGCATGTGCTCGATGCCGATCGCATACGGTCCGCAGGTGCCGGTTCTGTCCAGCCATGGCAATCGCCCGAGACGGTGCGAGCGAAGGCTTTGCCGCTGCTGTCGCCTGAGATCAAGAGTTTTGCGCAGGCCATTATTTCCGATTTCGAAGCCTTGCCGCCCGATCCCTACGGCAACATCTACGGCTTCTTCGACGGTCATGGCTGGAACATGGCTTTCGACCATGCGCAGAGGAAGCTCAACGGAATTTACGATTTCGCCGATTCCGGCTTTGGCCCGCTGCACCAGGAATTCATCTACTCGAACTTCATCTCGCCCGATCTGACCGCACGCATCGTATCGGCCTATGAAATGCTGACCGGACGCAAGCTCGAGCGCCGGCGCATTGCGATCCTGACGGGTTTCCATCGTCTTTCCGAGCTCGCTGAACTGGCGGACGATCCGGCGAACGTCGAGCAGATGATCCGAAGCGTGGCGACATGGGCGGCGGCAGCCCACGTCGGCTGA
- a CDS encoding SDR family oxidoreductase has translation MDLGIKGKRALVLASSRGLGLGIAVALAREGANVLLCGRSGEQLEANCKAINGEGKGRADWIWADLGDERFVEMTTTAVKEKFGGLDILVNNTGGPTPGTTEDMTGEKLESYFLSMVARVITLTNALLPGMKAQGWGRILTVASSGVIEPIANLALSNTLRPALAGWSKTLASEVAGFGVTTNLLLPGSILTARLDDLDGAAAKRTGKSLEEIRTDKEARIPVGRYGRVEEFAATAAFLCSQPASYITGSLIRCDGGAARSV, from the coding sequence ATGGATCTCGGCATCAAGGGCAAACGGGCACTCGTCCTCGCCTCCTCGCGCGGTCTCGGTCTCGGCATCGCCGTGGCGCTGGCGCGTGAAGGCGCAAACGTGCTGCTCTGCGGGCGTAGCGGCGAACAGCTGGAGGCCAATTGCAAGGCAATCAATGGCGAAGGCAAAGGCCGGGCCGACTGGATCTGGGCCGATCTCGGGGACGAACGCTTCGTCGAGATGACGACGACGGCGGTGAAGGAGAAGTTCGGCGGTCTCGATATTCTCGTCAACAATACCGGCGGGCCGACGCCCGGTACTACGGAGGACATGACGGGCGAAAAACTCGAAAGCTATTTCCTCTCCATGGTCGCTCGCGTGATCACGCTCACCAATGCGCTGCTGCCTGGCATGAAGGCGCAGGGCTGGGGCCGCATCCTGACGGTTGCCTCATCCGGCGTGATCGAACCAATCGCCAATCTGGCGCTGTCGAATACGCTGCGCCCGGCCCTTGCCGGCTGGAGCAAGACGCTTGCCTCCGAAGTGGCGGGCTTCGGCGTCACCACCAACCTGCTCTTGCCGGGCAGTATCCTGACGGCGCGGCTCGACGATCTCGACGGAGCTGCGGCAAAGCGGACCGGCAAGAGCCTCGAGGAGATCCGCACCGACAAGGAAGCGCGCATTCCAGTCGGCCGCTACGGCAGGGTGGAGGAATTCGCAGCAACGGCTGCCTTCCTGTGCAGTCAACCGGCAAGCTACATCACCGGCTCGCTCATCCGCTGCGACGGCGGCGCGGCACGATCCGTCTGA
- a CDS encoding electron transfer flavoprotein-ubiquinone oxidoreductase — MTETTELPERESMEFDVVIVGAGPAGLSAAIRLKQVNPELSVVVLEKGAEVGAHILSGAVVDPIGIDRLLPGWRDEADHPFKTKVSADHFLVLGPAGSVRLPNVLMPPLMNNHGNYIVSLGNVCRWLATKAEELGVEIYPGFAATEVLYNDQGAVIGVATGDMGIEKDGEPGPNYTRGMELLGKYTLIGEGVRGSLAKQLIAKFDLQKDREPQKFGIGLKELWQVKPENHRPGLVQHSFGWPLGMKTGGGSFLYHLEDNLVAVGFVVHLNYKNPYLYPFEEFQRFKTHPAIRTTFEGGKRLSYGARAITEGGYQSVPKLTFPGGALIGCSAGLVNVPRIKGSHNAVLSGMLAAEKIVAAIATGRSHDEVAEIENEWRKGDIGKDLKRVRNVKPLWSKFGTALGVALGGFDMWTNQLLGFSVFGTLKHGKTDAESLEPASQHKPIAYPKPDGVLTFDRLSSVFLSNTNHEEDQPVHLQVKDMALQKRSEHDIYAGPSTRYCPAGVYEWVEKDGEEVFVINAQNCVHCKTCDIKDPNQNINWVPPQGGEGPVYPNM; from the coding sequence ATGACCGAGACGACTGAGCTGCCCGAACGCGAGAGCATGGAATTCGACGTTGTGATCGTCGGCGCCGGTCCGGCTGGTCTGTCGGCGGCGATCCGGCTGAAGCAGGTCAATCCGGAACTGTCGGTCGTCGTGCTGGAGAAGGGCGCGGAAGTCGGCGCGCATATCCTCTCGGGCGCCGTGGTCGATCCGATCGGCATTGACCGGCTGCTGCCCGGCTGGCGTGACGAGGCCGATCATCCGTTCAAAACCAAGGTCAGCGCCGATCACTTTCTGGTGCTCGGTCCGGCCGGCTCTGTTCGCCTGCCGAATGTTCTGATGCCGCCATTGATGAACAATCACGGCAACTACATCGTCTCGCTCGGAAATGTCTGTCGCTGGCTGGCGACCAAGGCCGAAGAACTCGGCGTCGAGATCTATCCGGGTTTTGCCGCAACCGAAGTGCTCTACAATGACCAGGGTGCGGTCATCGGGGTCGCCACCGGCGATATGGGCATCGAGAAGGACGGCGAGCCCGGCCCGAACTATACCCGCGGCATGGAACTGCTCGGCAAATATACCCTGATCGGTGAGGGCGTGCGCGGCTCGCTCGCCAAGCAGTTGATCGCCAAGTTCGATCTGCAGAAAGACCGCGAGCCGCAGAAATTCGGCATCGGCCTCAAGGAACTCTGGCAGGTCAAGCCGGAAAACCACAGGCCGGGCCTGGTGCAGCACTCCTTCGGCTGGCCGCTCGGCATGAAGACCGGCGGCGGCTCTTTCCTCTATCACCTGGAAGACAATCTGGTCGCCGTCGGCTTCGTCGTCCACCTCAATTATAAGAACCCCTATCTCTATCCCTTCGAGGAATTCCAGCGCTTCAAGACCCATCCGGCCATCCGCACCACCTTCGAGGGCGGCAAGCGCCTGTCCTATGGCGCCCGCGCCATCACCGAGGGCGGCTATCAGTCGGTGCCGAAGCTGACCTTCCCCGGCGGGGCGCTGATCGGCTGTTCGGCCGGTCTCGTCAACGTGCCGCGCATCAAGGGCAGCCACAATGCGGTGCTGTCGGGCATGCTGGCCGCCGAGAAGATCGTCGCCGCGATCGCGACCGGCCGCAGCCATGACGAGGTGGCCGAGATCGAGAATGAATGGCGCAAGGGCGACATCGGCAAGGATTTGAAGCGGGTGCGCAACGTCAAGCCGCTATGGTCGAAGTTCGGCACCGCACTCGGCGTGGCGCTCGGCGGCTTCGACATGTGGACCAACCAGCTGCTCGGCTTCTCCGTCTTCGGCACGCTGAAGCATGGCAAGACGGATGCTGAGAGCCTGGAGCCGGCGTCGCAGCACAAGCCGATCGCCTATCCCAAACCCGATGGCGTCTTGACCTTCGATCGCCTCTCCTCGGTGTTCCTGTCGAACACCAATCACGAGGAAGACCAGCCGGTGCATCTGCAGGTCAAGGACATGGCGCTGCAGAAGCGTTCGGAACACGACATCTATGCCGGTCCGTCGACACGTTACTGTCCGGCCGGCGTCTATGAATGGGTGGAAAAGGACGGCGAAGAGGTCTTCGTCATCAACGCCCAGAACTGCGTGCACTGCAAGACCTGCGACATCAAGGACCCCAACCAGAACATCAACTGGGTGCCGCCGCAGGGCGGCGAGGGGCCGGTCTATCCGAATATGTGA
- a CDS encoding L,D-transpeptidase, with translation MTISRRGFLIALPLFVAGCSSTGLNSQTNYAALPDEKFPLKQVPIDKIKPELRRQEVAYETAHAAGTVIVDTPARRAYYVLGGGRAMRYGVGVGREGLAFAGNAYIGRKAEWPSWTPTENMQRREERYRKLAGGMPGGPNNPLGARAMYLYRGGNDTHFRIHGTNQPQSIGLAMSSGCVRMMNHDVIDLYSRVEVGARVVVIQA, from the coding sequence ATGACGATCTCCCGCCGGGGCTTTCTGATCGCTCTGCCGCTTTTCGTGGCCGGCTGCTCTTCGACCGGTCTGAACAGCCAGACGAATTATGCCGCACTTCCGGACGAAAAATTCCCGTTGAAGCAGGTGCCGATCGACAAGATCAAGCCGGAGCTCCGCCGCCAGGAAGTGGCCTACGAAACCGCGCATGCCGCCGGCACCGTGATCGTCGATACACCCGCCCGCCGCGCCTATTACGTCCTCGGCGGCGGCAGGGCGATGCGTTATGGCGTCGGTGTCGGCCGCGAGGGGCTGGCCTTTGCCGGTAACGCCTATATCGGCCGCAAAGCCGAGTGGCCGAGCTGGACGCCCACCGAAAACATGCAGCGCCGCGAAGAGCGCTATCGCAAGCTCGCCGGCGGCATGCCGGGCGGCCCGAACAACCCGCTCGGTGCGCGGGCGATGTATCTCTATCGCGGTGGCAACGACACGCATTTCCGCATTCATGGCACCAACCAGCCGCAATCGATTGGTCTTGCCATGTCGAGCGGCTGTGTCCGCATGATGAACCACGACGTGATCGACCTCTATAGCCGAGTCGAAGTCGGCGCCAGGGTCGTCGTCATCCAGGCCTGA
- a CDS encoding Lrp/AsnC family transcriptional regulator, with amino-acid sequence MLCAISCQLVPTGIAEMPNLDKFDIAILKCLQEDARATNVEIAEKVNLSPSPCLRRIRNLERSGIIRGYTADIDRKEVGLGLTVFVEFKVVHHSRENSEAQQKALLAIPEIVSCFLISGTADFLAEVVVEDLAAYERLLTETLLTLPNVSDIRSNFAIRSIKTHGPLKLPEGK; translated from the coding sequence ATGCTATGCGCAATCTCCTGCCAATTAGTGCCAACTGGGATCGCAGAAATGCCAAATCTCGATAAATTCGATATCGCCATCCTGAAGTGCCTGCAGGAGGATGCGCGCGCTACCAATGTCGAGATCGCCGAGAAGGTGAACCTTTCGCCGTCGCCCTGCCTGCGCCGCATCCGCAATCTCGAACGGTCCGGCATCATCCGCGGTTACACCGCGGATATCGACCGCAAGGAGGTCGGTCTCGGCCTCACTGTCTTCGTCGAATTCAAGGTCGTCCATCACAGCCGCGAGAATTCCGAGGCGCAGCAAAAGGCGCTGCTCGCCATCCCCGAGATCGTCTCCTGCTTCCTGATTTCGGGTACCGCCGATTTCCTCGCTGAAGTGGTGGTGGAGGATCTCGCCGCCTATGAACGGCTTCTGACCGAAACGCTGTTGACCCTGCCGAATGTCAGCGACATCCGCTCGAACTTCGCCATCCGCAGCATCAAGACGCACGGGCCGTTGAAGCTGCCCGAGGGAAAATAA